The following coding sequences are from one Lolium rigidum isolate FL_2022 chromosome 6, APGP_CSIRO_Lrig_0.1, whole genome shotgun sequence window:
- the LOC124662947 gene encoding uncharacterized protein LOC124662947: MPPLRRRLDRARSAPTPYPNGWLSRRPRRSKTRRADGDEVLPADVLTEIIARASSGAADVARFSSTCRRWGFAVATHAAAICRSLPPPTRYQTHLTLGFFHQENEDVRAFHRRRRPCDSAQPTFVPTASASHLLGTLSLGSHLLGGLFEHARPVASRNGRLVLELRRKERAQGLTLSVYNPMTGEVSVLPALSGEDCPGYYACAILTGDDLDASIPLGFFRVLLVYNRRSFTAMRIFSSDVGSWRLEGRMPGAKMDAGKLRRLGPAVVVRGVAYWPMHRAALGVRLDGALMDVCFVPYNNHYFPDYRLLGVTPDGNLSFVFALFIRRLIITIESLKPSSASEWEFHELIKLPEVPTRPSTALKLRWFNEKSGTVLFTIREGGEATSGAFMLNLATRSLEKLAGGVECHGWRNFCGYEMDRAAHLASVAHC, encoded by the coding sequence GCCGACGTCCTCACCGAGATCATCGCCCGCGCATCTTCGGGCGCCGCCGAcgtcgcgcgcttctcctccacgTGCCGCCGCTGGGGCTTCGCCGTGGCCACGCACGCCGCCGCCATCTGCCGCTCACTGCCTCCACCCACACGGTACCAGACGCACCTCACCCTCGGCTTCTTCCATCAAGAAAACGAAGACGTCCGCGCCTTCCACAGGCGCCGCCGACCTTGCGACTCCGCGCAGCCGACCTTCGTGCCGACAGCGTCCGCCTCGCACCTCCTAGGCACGCTGTCGCTTGGCTCCCATCTCTTGGGCGGCCTGTTCGAGCATGCCCGCCCGGTCGCGTCCCGGAACGGGCGCCTCGTCCTGGAGCTCCGGCGCAAGGAGCGCGCCCAAGGCCTCACCCTCAGCGTCTACAACCCCATGACTGGGGAGGTGTCCGTGCTTCCAGCCCTCTCcggcgaggactgcccagggtacTACGCGTGCGCCATTCTCACGGGCGACGATCTTGACGCCAGCATTCCGCTCGGCTTCTTCCGCGTGCTCCTCGTCTACAACCGCCGCAGTTTCACGGCGATGCGGATCTTCTCCTCCGACGTCGGTAGCTGGAGGCTGGAAGGCAGGATGCCCGGCGCCAAGATGGATGCCGGTAAGCTGCGCCGGCTAGGCCCCGCTGTCGTGGTCCGCGGAGTGGCCTACTGGCCCATGCACCGTGCAGCGTTGGGCGTGCGCCTCGACGGCGCACTCATGGACGTGTGCTTCGTGCCCTACAACAACCACTATTTTCCGGACTACCGCTTGCTGGGAGTGACACCGGACGGGAACCTAAGCTTCGTCTTCGCACTATTCATCCGCCGTCTCATCATCACCATCGAGAGCCTGAAGCCGAGCTCGGCTAGTGAGTGGGAGTTCCATGAATTGATCAAACTTCCCGAGGTCCCGACGAGGCCATCGACCGCACTTAAGTTGCGGTGGTTCAACGAGAAGAGCGGCACGGTGTTATTCACCATCAGAGAAGGAGGAGAAGCCACCAGCGGCGCATTCATGTTGAACCTCGCGACCAGGTCCCTGGAGAAGCTTGCGGGCGGCGTCGAGTGCCATGGATGGAGAAACTTTTGCGGCTATGAGATGGACCGTGCTGCACACCTTGCGTCCGTAGCCCACTGCTGA